In Janthinobacterium sp. J1-1, a single genomic region encodes these proteins:
- a CDS encoding diguanylate cyclase domain-containing protein: MNEASPNPYDLHGRRGRLLVVDDQPGNVRLLLGMFGAEHEVLVATDGAQALRLCRERLPDLVLLDVQMPGLSGLQVCRELKLGQETHAIPVIFVTGDEGAEAEMACWDAGGVDFVVKPVNAVTLHNRVRTHLALKFQADAFREMAYMDGLTGVANRRHFDQRLNIAWQGAVREQTALGLIMMDVDHFKRYNDHYGHQAGDDCLRAIAASLRHHLKRPHDLLARYGGEEFVCLLPGTDLAGTAALALALCEAVRALAIPHLPAGGPRIATISAGAASCLPHRQSSPGVLLRAADTELYRAKQQGRNRVAFNADPP; the protein is encoded by the coding sequence GTGAATGAAGCCAGCCCCAACCCCTACGATCTGCATGGCCGGCGAGGCCGCCTGCTGGTGGTCGACGACCAGCCGGGCAATGTGCGCCTGCTGCTCGGCATGTTCGGCGCCGAGCACGAAGTGCTGGTCGCCACCGATGGCGCGCAGGCGCTGCGCCTGTGCCGCGAGAGACTGCCCGACCTGGTGCTGCTGGACGTGCAAATGCCCGGCCTGAGCGGGCTGCAAGTGTGCAGGGAACTCAAACTGGGGCAGGAAACACATGCCATCCCGGTCATTTTTGTCACCGGCGACGAAGGCGCCGAAGCGGAAATGGCCTGCTGGGACGCTGGCGGCGTCGACTTTGTCGTCAAGCCGGTCAATGCCGTGACGCTGCATAACCGCGTGCGCACCCACCTGGCGTTGAAATTCCAGGCCGATGCATTTCGTGAAATGGCCTACATGGACGGCCTGACCGGCGTGGCCAATCGCCGCCACTTCGATCAGCGTCTCAACATCGCCTGGCAGGGCGCCGTGCGCGAGCAAACCGCGCTGGGACTGATCATGATGGATGTCGACCATTTCAAGCGCTATAACGATCACTATGGACACCAGGCCGGCGACGACTGCCTGCGCGCGATCGCCGCGTCACTGCGCCACCACCTGAAGCGGCCGCACGACCTGCTGGCGCGCTATGGCGGCGAAGAGTTTGTCTGCCTGCTGCCGGGCACCGACCTGGCCGGCACGGCTGCGCTGGCGCTGGCGCTGTGCGAAGCGGTGCGCGCGCTGGCAATCCCGCACCTGCCGGCCGGCGGCCCCCGCATCGCCACCATCAGCGCCGGCGCGGCCAGCTGCCTGCCGCATCGGCAGTCCAGTCCCGGCGTGCTGCTGCGCGCAGCGGACACCGAGCTTTACCGCGCCAAGCAGCAGGGGCGCAACCGGGTCGCATTCAATGCGGACCCGCCTTAG
- a CDS encoding PAS domain S-box protein produces MADGWRELVHVDRRGARISVAPAGRLERLGERDYVRAAAALAPGQVHMSDFSLQREAGRIEYPLHRVLRAATPVFGANGRLTGVVVLNLNLDAPLARLSTGQSGDFRMYLLDGGGGYLLQPDAARSFGQERGQRWRWQDEHQPVRRADGMAARLGREVEYLAVSRVRLDPERRQRDLTLIVALPEALLAPAINAARLHTLLVTLSGALLGSGALLLLYRLRRRAARERAELATIVASSHDAIIGKTLDGVITSWNGGAERIFGYSAQEACGRPLAQLLMPGSDVEEERQILERIRGGEVISSHETRRRRKDGTLVDVSVTISPIRAANGNVIGAAKTVRDISAQKASAAQILELNRSLERQVIERTAQIRDLAAQQQAILDNAAYAIIASDISGLVTVFNPAAQRLLDHAADEVIGRVTPMIFHDPDEVAARAAEFARELGQPLATGFDVLVAKALRGLPNEHEWTFLCKDGARVPVLLSVTALKHENGTLIGYLGMAADLSERRAARHALEVRTSEAEAANRAKSDFLANMSHEIRTPMNAVLGMLKLLRQSPLQARQADHANKAEQAARALLGLLNNILDFSRVEAGKLSLEAHAFKLDRLLAETAVILAANLGHKRIELLYDLEAGLPAWIIADPLRLQQVLINLTGNAIKFTDSGEVVLSCRRASGPEEPLRLAFFVRDSGIGIAADQCERIFEGFSQAEASTARRYGGSGLGLAISQRLVRLMGGELRVDSRPGAGSTFSFEIDCTATQAPAGTPLPAADLQGLRCLLADDHAGARRVLAAMLASFGCHVDIAGSATAALALAAGGARYDLMLLDWDMASPDSAALCRQLRGMAPDGKLVALLDGHAGALGGPRADDADADQPDALLVKPATASALYDSITACRTAATLAKPRHRPGQRLAGLHLLVVEDNALNRQLAFELLRHEGAAITLADCGQTALDILGGTAERCDAVLMDVQMPGMDGYAATRAIRALPHAGRLPVIAVTANAMAGDRAAALAAGMDQHVGKPFDLEQLVAVILALTGGVPAAPARTRPVPSDAQPVLNAAAALGRCGGQVALYRRLLRGFVPEIEALAARLRNAPAADAALLHQIKGLAATAGAERVAALARQAEQSAPQDGGAARQAIEALLAALPAACAAARQAAGEDERPPEEEPAAGELAQGLEALMRLLAGANGAALPCFDALRSRHGATAPDGMDRLAAAVEELRFAEALEQAAVMLRAIKFKENTA; encoded by the coding sequence GTGGCCGATGGCTGGCGGGAACTGGTGCATGTCGACCGGCGTGGTGCGCGCATCAGCGTGGCGCCCGCCGGCCGGCTGGAACGGCTCGGCGAGCGCGACTACGTGCGAGCCGCCGCCGCCCTGGCGCCAGGCCAGGTGCACATGTCCGACTTCAGCCTGCAGCGCGAGGCCGGCCGCATCGAGTATCCGCTGCACCGTGTGCTGCGCGCGGCCACGCCGGTATTCGGCGCAAACGGCCGCCTCACCGGCGTGGTGGTGCTCAACCTGAACCTCGATGCGCCGCTGGCGCGCCTGAGTACCGGCCAGAGCGGCGACTTCCGCATGTACCTGCTCGATGGCGGCGGCGGCTATCTGCTGCAGCCGGATGCCGCGCGCAGCTTCGGCCAGGAACGCGGACAGCGCTGGCGCTGGCAGGACGAGCACCAGCCGGTGCGGCGCGCCGACGGCATGGCCGCGCGCCTTGGCCGGGAAGTGGAATATCTCGCCGTCAGCCGTGTGCGCCTCGATCCCGAGCGGCGGCAACGCGACCTGACGCTGATCGTCGCCCTGCCCGAAGCGCTGCTGGCGCCCGCCATCAACGCCGCCAGGCTCCATACCCTGCTGGTCACGCTCAGCGGCGCCTTGCTGGGCAGCGGCGCCTTGCTGCTGCTGTACCGGCTGCGGCGGCGCGCGGCGCGCGAGCGGGCCGAACTGGCCACCATCGTCGCCAGCTCCCATGACGCCATTATCGGCAAGACACTCGACGGCGTCATCACCAGCTGGAACGGCGGCGCCGAACGGATTTTCGGCTATAGCGCCCAGGAAGCCTGCGGCCGGCCGCTGGCGCAACTGCTGATGCCGGGCAGCGATGTGGAGGAGGAGCGCCAGATACTGGAACGTATCCGGGGCGGCGAGGTGATATCGAGCCATGAGACGAGGCGGCGCCGCAAGGACGGCACTCTGGTCGACGTGTCCGTGACGATTTCACCGATCCGCGCCGCCAACGGCAATGTGATCGGCGCGGCCAAGACCGTGCGCGACATCAGCGCACAGAAGGCCAGCGCGGCGCAGATTCTCGAGCTGAACCGCTCGCTGGAACGCCAGGTGATCGAGCGCACCGCGCAAATCCGCGACCTGGCCGCGCAGCAGCAGGCGATCCTCGACAACGCCGCCTATGCAATCATCGCCAGCGATATCAGCGGCCTGGTCACCGTCTTCAATCCGGCGGCGCAGCGCCTGCTCGACCATGCCGCCGACGAGGTCATCGGACGGGTCACGCCGATGATTTTTCATGACCCGGACGAGGTGGCGGCGCGGGCCGCGGAATTTGCGCGCGAACTGGGCCAGCCGCTCGCGACGGGCTTCGATGTACTCGTCGCCAAGGCGCTGCGGGGCTTGCCCAACGAACACGAATGGACCTTCCTGTGCAAGGACGGCGCACGCGTGCCGGTACTGCTGTCGGTGACCGCGCTCAAGCATGAAAACGGTACCCTGATCGGTTACCTGGGCATGGCGGCCGACCTGAGCGAACGGCGCGCCGCGCGCCATGCGCTCGAAGTGCGCACCAGCGAAGCGGAAGCGGCCAATCGCGCCAAATCGGACTTCCTGGCCAACATGAGCCATGAAATCCGCACCCCGATGAACGCCGTGCTGGGCATGCTCAAGCTGCTGCGGCAAAGCCCCTTGCAAGCGCGCCAGGCCGACCATGCCAACAAGGCCGAGCAGGCCGCACGCGCCCTGCTCGGCCTGCTCAACAACATCCTCGATTTCTCGCGCGTCGAAGCCGGCAAGCTGAGCCTTGAAGCGCATGCGTTCAAGCTCGACCGGCTGCTGGCGGAAACGGCGGTGATCCTGGCCGCCAACCTGGGCCACAAGCGCATCGAACTGCTGTACGACCTCGAAGCGGGCCTGCCGGCCTGGATCATCGCCGATCCGCTGCGCCTGCAGCAGGTGCTGATCAATCTGACCGGCAATGCCATCAAGTTCACCGACAGCGGCGAAGTGGTGCTGTCATGCCGGCGCGCCAGCGGTCCCGAAGAACCGCTCAGGCTGGCTTTCTTCGTGCGCGACAGCGGCATCGGCATCGCCGCCGACCAGTGCGAGCGCATCTTCGAAGGTTTTTCGCAGGCCGAAGCGTCCACCGCCCGGCGCTATGGCGGTTCCGGACTGGGCTTGGCAATCAGCCAGCGCCTGGTGCGGCTGATGGGCGGCGAGCTGCGGGTCGACAGCCGGCCCGGCGCCGGCAGCACCTTCAGCTTCGAGATCGACTGCACGGCGACCCAGGCTCCGGCCGGAACGCCGCTGCCGGCGGCCGACCTGCAGGGACTGCGCTGCCTGCTGGCCGACGATCATGCCGGTGCGCGCCGCGTGCTGGCGGCCATGCTGGCGTCGTTCGGCTGCCACGTCGACATCGCCGGCAGCGCCACCGCCGCGCTCGCGCTGGCGGCCGGCGGCGCCCGCTACGACCTGATGCTGCTCGACTGGGACATGGCCAGCCCCGATAGCGCCGCGCTGTGCCGGCAACTGCGCGGCATGGCGCCGGACGGCAAGCTGGTCGCGCTGCTGGACGGCCACGCCGGCGCGCTCGGCGGTCCTCGCGCGGACGATGCCGATGCGGACCAGCCCGACGCCCTGCTGGTCAAGCCGGCCACCGCGTCCGCCCTGTACGACAGCATCACGGCCTGCCGCACGGCGGCGACGCTGGCCAAGCCGCGGCACAGGCCAGGCCAGCGCCTGGCCGGCCTGCACCTGCTGGTGGTGGAGGATAACGCGCTCAACCGCCAGCTCGCTTTCGAGCTGCTGCGCCACGAAGGCGCGGCGATCACCCTGGCCGATTGTGGCCAGACCGCCCTCGATATCCTCGGTGGCACGGCGGAACGCTGCGACGCCGTGCTGATGGACGTGCAGATGCCCGGCATGGACGGCTATGCGGCCACGCGCGCGATCCGCGCGCTGCCGCATGCCGGCCGGCTGCCCGTCATCGCCGTCACGGCCAATGCGATGGCCGGCGACCGCGCCGCGGCCCTGGCGGCCGGAATGGACCAGCATGTCGGCAAGCCGTTCGACCTGGAGCAGCTGGTCGCCGTGATCCTGGCGCTGACCGGTGGAGTGCCTGCGGCGCCGGCGCGGACGCGTCCCGTACCGTCCGATGCGCAGCCCGTATTGAACGCCGCCGCCGCGCTGGGCCGCTGCGGCGGCCAGGTGGCGCTCTACCGGCGCCTGCTGCGCGGTTTCGTGCCGGAGATCGAGGCACTGGCGGCGCGCCTGCGCAACGCGCCCGCCGCGGATGCCGCCCTGCTGCACCAGATCAAGGGCCTGGCCGCGACAGCCGGCGCCGAACGTGTCGCCGCGCTGGCACGGCAGGCGGAGCAGTCGGCGCCGCAGGATGGCGGCGCCGCACGGCAGGCCATCGAGGCCTTGCTGGCGGCGCTGCCGGCGGCCTGCGCCGCGGCGCGCCAGGCCGCCGGCGAAGATGAGCGGCCGCCCGAAGAAGAACCGGCGGCGGGCGAACTGGCGCAGGGGCTCGAGGCGCTGATGCGCCTGCTGGCCGGCGCAAATGGCGCGGCCCTGCCTTGTTTCGATGCGCTGCGGTCGCGCCATGGCGCGACCGCGCCGGACGGCATGGACAGGCTCGCTGCGGCGGTCGAAGAACTGCGCTTCGCGGAGGCGCTGGAACAGGCCGCCGTCATGCTGCGCGCCATCAAATTCAAGGAAAACACAGCGTGA
- a CDS encoding ATP-binding protein: MSADSKGRAWERIDARALLCVFVVLLTAGIWTATWWQLREARAGAIADAQRDARSMARVFDEHAVRTIEAADQAVTYLRYRYNAMGRALDIREDLRNGLNPGNLYNLFTIVDAHGDTVLSSQPFKPTNLSDREHIRVHMQRDTGGLFISKPVLGRVSKKWSIQMTRRINDADGAFKGVVVVSMDPYYFTRLYDEVDLGERSSITMIGTDGVVRARRVGGIDSVGQYLGASALFAQMQGRDRGTFIERSPVDGVLRYYAFEKLAGYPLYMLVGLDSDAVLAEYVSRRNQSLLLAGVSTAAIMLFCGALLVLVGRLIASRKRAIAANQAKSRFLSNMSHELRTPLNGIMGFSELLLDELQQPLHVEFAQAVRDSGRRLLTMIEAVLELSALESGQLRVASAAVALAPMLEQALAPHRAQARSKGLALELELREGLPPLHADRAKLVRVLDILLDNAVGCTRAGHVTLRVAADAQGWTFEVADSGPGIAPALQAGIFDKFSQADDAPNRARAGAGLGLSIASHLAALMGGALRLDSAPGHGSTFSLRLPGAAGYRQAEAD; the protein is encoded by the coding sequence ATGTCTGCTGACAGCAAGGGCCGGGCTTGGGAACGCATCGATGCGCGCGCGCTGCTGTGCGTGTTCGTGGTACTGCTGACGGCCGGCATCTGGACTGCCACCTGGTGGCAGCTGCGCGAGGCGCGGGCCGGCGCCATTGCCGACGCGCAGCGCGATGCGCGCAGCATGGCGCGCGTGTTCGACGAACACGCGGTGCGCACGATCGAAGCGGCCGACCAGGCCGTCACTTACCTGCGCTACCGCTACAACGCGATGGGGCGCGCGCTCGATATCCGCGAGGACTTGAGGAACGGCCTGAACCCGGGCAATCTCTACAATCTGTTTACCATCGTCGATGCGCATGGCGACACCGTGCTGTCGAGCCAGCCATTCAAGCCGACCAACCTGAGCGACCGCGAACATATCCGGGTGCACATGCAACGCGATACCGGCGGGCTCTTTATCAGCAAGCCGGTGCTGGGGCGGGTCTCGAAAAAATGGTCGATCCAGATGACGCGCCGCATCAACGATGCCGATGGCGCCTTCAAGGGCGTGGTGGTGGTGTCGATGGACCCTTATTATTTCACCCGCCTGTACGACGAGGTCGACCTGGGCGAGCGCAGCTCGATCACCATGATCGGCACCGACGGCGTGGTGCGCGCGCGGCGTGTCGGCGGCATCGATTCGGTCGGCCAGTATCTCGGCGCCAGCGCCCTGTTCGCGCAGATGCAGGGGCGCGACCGCGGCACCTTCATCGAACGCAGCCCGGTCGACGGCGTGCTGCGCTACTACGCTTTTGAAAAGCTGGCCGGCTATCCGCTGTACATGCTTGTCGGGCTGGACAGCGATGCGGTGCTGGCCGAGTATGTCTCGCGGCGCAACCAGTCGCTGCTGCTCGCTGGCGTCAGCACGGCCGCCATCATGCTGTTTTGCGGCGCGCTGCTTGTGCTGGTCGGCCGCCTGATCGCCAGCCGCAAGCGCGCCATCGCCGCCAACCAGGCCAAGTCCCGCTTTCTGTCGAACATGTCGCATGAACTGCGCACCCCCTTGAACGGCATCATGGGGTTTTCGGAGCTGCTGCTCGACGAACTGCAGCAGCCGCTGCATGTGGAATTCGCGCAGGCGGTGCGCGACAGCGGCCGCCGGCTGCTGACCATGATCGAGGCGGTGCTCGAGCTGAGCGCGCTCGAATCGGGCCAGCTGCGCGTGGCCAGCGCCGCGGTGGCGCTGGCACCGATGCTGGAACAGGCGCTGGCGCCGCATCGCGCGCAGGCCAGGAGCAAGGGCCTGGCGCTGGAACTGGAACTGCGCGAGGGCCTGCCGCCGCTGCATGCCGACCGCGCCAAGCTGGTGCGCGTGCTCGACATCCTGCTCGACAATGCGGTCGGCTGCACCCGCGCCGGCCATGTCACGCTGCGGGTGGCCGCCGATGCCCAAGGCTGGACCTTCGAGGTAGCCGACAGTGGCCCCGGCATCGCGCCGGCGCTGCAGGCAGGGATTTTCGACAAGTTCTCCCAGGCCGACGACGCGCCGAACCGCGCCCGCGCAGGCGCCGGCCTGGGGCTGTCGATCGCCTCGCACCTGGCGGCGCTGATGGGCGGCGCGCTCAGGCTGGACTCCGCCCCCGGCCACGGCTCCACCTTTTCCCTGCGGCTTCCCGGTGCGGCGGGATACCGGCAAGCCGAAGCGGATTGA